In a single window of the Niabella ginsenosidivorans genome:
- a CDS encoding FAD-dependent oxidoreductase — protein MKRRNFVKSLAIGGGAVLSGGIPGWEPFARTGERREADVIIYGGTSAAVTAAVKAKQLGKTVMIVCPELHLGGMTSGGLGFTDTGNKAVIGGLAREFYHRIYLHYEDAKSWQWQQKEAYGNKGQGTPAIDGTNRTMWIFEPHAAEKVFEGFIHENGIAVFRDEWLERPHGVQMKHGQIISFKTVKSNVYAGKIFIDATYEGDLMAAASVSFTIGREAAGVYNEKWAGVLTGVFHHDHYFKSRIDPYKIPGKPSSGLLPGISGEAPGAYGSGDKKVQAYCYRMCFSSHPENKVAFPQPSGYDPTQYELLVRVFNSGWRELFRKFDPIPNLKTDTNNHGPFSTDYIGMNYLYPDASYTQRKQIIQNHRNYQQGLFYFIATDQRIPREVQQEFNKWGLAKDEFTDNENWPFQLYIREARRMVSDFVMTEQEILGERAVTDSIGMGSYTLDSHNIQRYVTKEGFVQNEGDFGVAVPKPYNISYRAIVPKAAECQNLLVPVCLSSSHVAYGSIRMEPVFMILGESAATAAVMAIDNKSSVQKVDYAALKNNLLKQQQKIG, from the coding sequence ATGAAAAGAAGAAATTTCGTCAAATCATTGGCAATAGGTGGCGGAGCCGTTCTTTCCGGGGGTATTCCCGGTTGGGAGCCTTTTGCGCGGACAGGAGAAAGACGGGAGGCCGATGTTATTATTTATGGAGGTACTTCTGCAGCCGTTACCGCTGCTGTAAAAGCAAAGCAGTTGGGTAAAACCGTAATGATCGTGTGCCCTGAACTGCATTTGGGCGGCATGACTTCCGGAGGACTGGGCTTTACAGATACCGGGAATAAAGCGGTGATCGGTGGATTAGCCCGGGAGTTTTACCACAGGATCTATTTGCACTATGAAGATGCGAAATCCTGGCAATGGCAGCAAAAAGAAGCATATGGCAATAAAGGGCAGGGCACTCCTGCCATAGATGGCACAAACAGGACTATGTGGATCTTTGAGCCACATGCGGCGGAGAAAGTCTTCGAGGGGTTTATTCATGAAAACGGTATAGCCGTGTTCCGGGATGAATGGCTGGAGCGCCCTCATGGAGTGCAGATGAAGCATGGGCAGATCATTTCCTTTAAAACAGTAAAAAGCAATGTGTATGCCGGTAAGATCTTTATTGATGCCACTTATGAGGGCGATCTGATGGCTGCTGCCAGTGTCAGTTTTACAATAGGACGGGAGGCTGCTGGTGTGTATAATGAAAAATGGGCAGGCGTGCTTACAGGCGTGTTCCATCACGACCATTATTTTAAATCCAGGATCGATCCCTATAAGATCCCCGGCAAACCTTCAAGCGGGCTGTTGCCGGGCATTTCAGGGGAAGCGCCCGGCGCCTATGGTTCGGGCGATAAAAAAGTGCAGGCGTATTGTTACCGGATGTGCTTTTCATCGCATCCGGAAAACAAGGTCGCATTTCCGCAGCCTTCGGGATATGATCCGACACAATATGAACTGTTGGTCCGGGTTTTTAACAGCGGATGGCGGGAACTGTTCCGGAAATTTGATCCGATCCCCAATCTGAAAACAGATACGAATAACCACGGACCATTTAGCACGGATTATATCGGGATGAATTACCTGTACCCGGATGCGTCCTATACGCAGCGAAAACAAATCATACAAAATCACAGGAACTATCAACAGGGATTATTTTATTTTATAGCCACAGACCAGCGAATACCCCGTGAGGTGCAGCAGGAATTTAATAAATGGGGTTTGGCCAAAGATGAGTTTACAGATAATGAAAACTGGCCGTTCCAGCTGTATATCAGGGAGGCAAGGAGAATGGTCAGTGATTTTGTGATGACAGAGCAGGAGATCCTTGGGGAACGGGCGGTTACGGATTCTATAGGGATGGGCTCTTATACGTTGGACTCTCATAACATACAGCGGTATGTAACAAAAGAGGGCTTTGTTCAGAATGAGGGTGATTTTGGGGTAGCGGTTCCCAAACCTTACAATATTTCTTACCGGGCAATTGTGCCAAAAGCAGCTGAGTGTCAGAACCTGCTGGTACCGGTTTGCCTGTCCAGCTCTCATGTGGCCTATGGTTCCATACGGATGGAGCCTGTGTTCATGATCCTTGGCGAGTCAGCAGCTACAGCAGCGGTAATGGCAATTGATAATAAGAGCAGCGTGCAGAAAGTGGATTATGCAGCGTTAAAAAATAACCTGTTAAAGCAGCAGCAAAAAATAGGCTGA